The following are encoded in a window of Salmo trutta chromosome 27, fSalTru1.1, whole genome shotgun sequence genomic DNA:
- the LOC115164453 gene encoding ankyrin-1 isoform X3 produces MAQAAKHLVKNKELKIQLEAERLLKEEEKAKKRNRSRDKKRKAHAVHRWLIDQDDSLSSELPDGQGVWHFDEAADAVTSFLRAARSGNMDKAIDHIKNGIDINTANQNGLNGLHLASKEGHVKMVLELLHGGIDVETQTKKGNTALHIAALAGQEQVVAELVNYGANINAQSQVRPPPVSEETPTPLAEPPAEEPPATTDTHTKGFTPLYMAAQENHLEVVKFLLENGANQSIPTEDGFTPLAVALQQGHENVVALLINYGTKGKVRLPALHIAARNDDTRTAAVLLQNDPNADVLSKTGFTPLHIAAHYENLSVAQLLLNRGANVNFTPKNGITPLHIASRRGNVIMVRLLLDRGAQIDAKTKDELTPLHCAARNGHVRIIEILLDQGAPIQAKTKNGLSPIHMSAQGDHMDCVRQLMQYNAAIDDITLDHLTPLHVAAHCGHHRMAKVLLDKGAKPNSRALNGFTPLHIACKKNHMRVMDLLLKHSASLEAVTESGLTPLHVASFMGHRKIVTILVQKGASPSASNVKVETPLHMACRAGHYEVAEFLLTNAAPVDAKAKDDQTPLHCACRMGHKELVKLLLEHKANPNSTTTSGHTPLHIAAREGHAQTTRILLDMEAQQTKMTKKGFTPLHVASKYGKVDVAELLLERGGNPNAAGKNGLTSLHVAVHHDNLDVVNLLVSKGGSPHSAARNGYTPLHIASKQNQVEVASSLLQYGASANAESLQGVTPLHLAAQEGRPDMVALLISKQANVNLGNKSGLTPLHLVAQEGHVGIADILAKQGASVYAATRMGYTPLHVACHYGNVKMVKFLLQQQANVNSKTKVGYTALHQAAQQGHTDIVTLLLKHGAQPNEVATNGTSALSIAKRLGYISVIDVLKLVTEETVSMTTTEKHRMSFPETVDEILDVSEDEGIAQLTIGEELLGTEGARYMKMDDLKDHDDDFLSPKKSMDNYSPAIPRIPCVSPETVILKEHDMEQVHTPMPLQKDYDDDSLIPSSPATETSDNVSPVASPIHTGFLVSFMVDARGGSMRGSRHNGLRVIIPPRTCAAPTRITCRLVKPQKLTTPPPLVEGEGLASRIISLGPASMQFLGPVIVEIPHFAALGRGDRELVVLRSENGSVWKEHRNRYGDDVLETILNGMDEELESQEELGKKRIRRIISTDFPLYFAVVSRVQQESDLIGPEGGQLTSKLVPLVQASFPETAVTKRVRLGLQAQPVPDELVAKLLGNQATFSPVVTVEPRRRKFHRPIGLCIPLPPSWRESPRDSGEGDTTSLRLLCSVIGGTAPAQWEDITGTTKLIYSKDCANFTTNVSARFWLADCPRTAEAMSFANLLYRELSAVPYMAKFVVFAKMNEVREGRLRCYCMTDDKMDKTLEQHENFSEVARSRDIEVMEGMPLHLECSGNLVPVRKATQQPRCFSFQAFRDNRLPVSVKVRDSSKDHSGFLSFLRKSTKYEDSQHVLCNLNITMPLCIKAAGSEDRRRTLTPLVLRERYSTLNEPAMASMSAMEKTELKMALIAEQLGLSWAELARELQFSVDDINKIRVENPNSLLEQSSTLLSLWATCEGKRANMESLYTALKSIDRMDIVNMLEGQGPQPAGRQAREPSRRRHNESDHISPSLTNGYGVLQEELLSPPSMQYSLPSPLGNEPYWQEVSSLECAPMAITEEDTLMEMSDVQVWPSGNIPSLVAVEDSSLECSNADDSEGLLGLPYGSLGQPGSRASGEGGGLSGSMELVEDNSEMGAVDSFSTATPATPASFSTATPATPSSFGGTIAAMLYNVNGLEKGQGSKVVKSEAAAVRGNLAGGDGAGVEGGRGGGTGSEEGLSLVTGQQQRVYTRLSKSPGLSRVADRNGDRSSGGSSGSRGSGGGGGSLLSYLQEQSGPGWQPVTDHTQAWLGSQTTKPRQAMDSMMSSVRTAMDVDPSQSRVSQEALLQPVRDMGHSELLRGHFRGTQPFEKGLGFPHRVPELQTWDDVRLRQQGDEAKDLPGEQVSEEQFTDEHGNIVTKKIVRKVVRRGKGSGDEGGQERSVSVDGSLQDELEAEAEQFINYAVLSSKPDIVDVKKGAQIVKCASLRRVKQ; encoded by the exons gCTGATGCTGTCACTAGTTTTCTGCGGGCGGCTCGTTCTGGTAACATGGACAAGGCCATCGACCATATAAAGAACGGCATAGACATCAACACAGCCAATCAG aaTGGGCTCAACGGGTTGCATCTGGCCTCTAAAGAAGGCCACGTTAAAATGGTGCTGGAGCTGCTACATGGAGGCATTGATGTGGAAACCCAGACTAAG AAAGGCAACACAGCTCTGCACATTGCTGCCCTGGCTGGGCAGGAGCAAGTGGTGGCAGAGCTGGTAAATTACGGGGCCAACATCAATGCCCAGTCCCAGGTGAGACCCCCACCAGTGTCAGAAGAGACCCCGACCCCACTGGCAGAACCTCCTGCAGAAGAGCCACCAGCCACAACGGATACACATACA AAGGGCTTCACTCCGCTCTACATGGCCGCACAAGAGAATCATCTAGAAGTTGTGAAGTTCCTTTTGGAGAACGGGGCCAATCAAAGCATTCCTACTGAG GATGGCTTTACCCCTCTCGCCGTGGCTCTTCAGCAGGGACATGAGAACGTTGTGGCCCTGCTCATCAATTACGGCACCAAGGGCAAAGTTCGCCTCCCCGCACTGCACATAGCAGCACGGAACGACGACACGCGCACAGCTGCTGTGCTTCTACAGAACGACCCCAACGCAGACGTCCTGAGCAAG ACAGGCTTCACACCGCTTCATATCGCTGCACACTACGAGAACCTGAGCGTCGCACAACTGTTGCTCAACAGAGGAGCCAATGTCAACTTCACCCCTAAG AATGGCATCACACCTTTGCACATCGCATCCAGGAGGGGGAATGTGATCATGGTACGACTCCTGCTGGACCGAGGGGCACAGATTGATGCCAAGACCAAG GATGAGTTGACTCCACTGCACTGTGCAGCCAGGAATGGACACGTGAGGATCATTGAGATCCTGTTAGACCAAGGGGCTCCCATCCAGGCCAAGACCAAG AACGGCCTTTCTCCCATCCACATGTCAGCACAGGGGGACCACATGGACTGTGTGAGGCAACTAATGCAGTACAATGCTGCAATTGATGACATCACACTGGACCACCTGACCCCCCTGCATGTTGCGGCCCACTGTGGGCACCACCGCATGGCCAAAGTGCTGCTGGACAAGGGAGCCAAACCCAACTCTCGTGCACTG AATGGTTTCACTCCACTTCACATCGCCTGTAAGAAGAACCACATGCGTGTGATGGACCTCTTGCTGAAACACTCTGCTTCCCTAGAGGCTGTGACGGAG TCTGGCCTGACCCCTTTACATGTGGCCTCGTTCATGGGCCACCGCAAAATAGTCACCATCCTGGTACAGAAGGGAGCTTCTCCCAGTGCTTCCAATGTG AAAGTGGAGACTCCTCTCCACATGGCATGTAGAGCAGGACACTATGAGGTGGCAGAGTTCTTACTGACCAATGCAGCGCCAGTAGACGCCAAGGCCAAG GATGACCAGACACCACTCCACTGTGCGTGTCGGATGGGCCACAAGGAGCTGGTTAAGCTGCTGCTGGAGCACAAGGCCAACCCCAACTCCACCACCACGTCCggacacacacccctccacatcGCTGCCCGCGAGGGACACGCTCAGACCACACGCATCTTACTGGACATGGAGGCCCAGCAGACCAAGATGACCAAG AAAGGCTTCACTCCTCTCCATGTGGCTTCGAAATATGGCAAAGTGGACGTGGCAGAGCTGCTGCTGGAGAGAGGGGGCAACCCTAACGCTGCTGGCAAG AATGGTCTGACTTCTCTCCATGTGGCTGTCCATCATGACAACCTGGACGTGGTTAACCTGCTGGTCAGCAAGGGAGGCTCCCCACACAGTGCAGCTAGG AATGGCTACACCCCTCTTCACATAGCATCGAAGCAGAACCAGGTGGAGGTTGCTAGCAGCCTGCTGCAGTACGGTGCCTCGGCCAACGCCGAGTCCCTCCAGGGGGTCACGCCCCTCCACCTGGCCGCTCAGGAGGGCCGGCCTGACATGGTCGCCCTGCTCATCTCCAAACAGGCCAACGTCAACCTGGGGAACAAG agTGGACTGACTCCTCTCCACCTGGTGGCACAGGAAGGCCACGTGGGCATCGCTGATATCCTGGCGAAGCAGGGGGCGTCAGTGTATGCTGCCACACGG ATGGGATACACCCCTCTCCATGTTGCCTGTCACTATGGCAATGTAAAGATGGTGaagttcctcctgcagcagcaGGCCAATGTCAACAGCAAGACTAAG GTTGGTTACACTGCCCTGCACCAGGCAGCCCAACAGGGCCACACAGACATCGTCACCTTACTGCTCAAACATGGAGCCCAGCCGAACGAGGTCGCTACT aacGGTACGTCGGCCCTGTCCATCGCCAAGCGGTTGGGGTACATCTCTGTAATCGACGTTCTCAAACTGGTTACCGAGGAGACGGTTTCCATG ACCACCACAGAGAAACATCGTATGAGTTTCCCAGAAACAGTGGATGAGATATTGGACGTATCAGAGGACGAAG GAATTGCACAGCTAACTATAG GGGAGGAGCTTTTGGGGACGGAAGGAGCCAGGTACATGAAGATGGATGACTTGAAGGACCATGATGACGATTTCCTGTCACCCAAGAAATCTATGGA TAACTACTCACCTGCCATTCCCAGGATCCCTTGTGTATCCCCAGAGACGGTAATCCTGAAGGAGCATGACATGGAGCAG GTACACACTCCAATGCCATTACAAAAAGATTATGATGACGACTCCCTGATCCCCAGCAGTCCAGCTACAGAGACCTCTGACAACGTCAGTCCTGTGGCCAGCCCCATACACACAGG GTTCCTGGTGAGTTTCATGGTGGATGCTCGGGGCGGCTCGATGCGAGGCAGCAGACATAACGGCCTGCGTGTCATCATCCCTCCACGGACCTGTGCCGCCCCCACACGGATCACCTGTCGTCTGGTCAAGCCCCAGAAACTCACCACTCCTCCCCCcctggtggagggagagggcCTGGCCAGCCGTATCATATCACTGGGCCCAGCCAGCATGCAGTTCTTAGG GCCTGTGATCGTGGAGATCCCTCACTTTGCTGCTCTGGGTCGAGGGGACCGGGAGCTGGTGGTGCTGAGGAGTGAGAACGGCTCTGTCTGGAAGGAACACCGCAATCGCTATGGAGACGATGTGCTGGAGACTATCCTCAATGGGATGGATGAAG AGCTGGAGAGCCAGGAGGAGCTTGGGAAGAAGCGTATCCGACGAATCATCTCCACTGACTTCCCCCTCTACTTTGCTGTGGTGTCACGCGTCCAGCAGGAGAGCGATCTGATTGGCCCAGAAGGGGGTCAGCTGACCAGTAAACTGGTACCGTTGGTCCAGGCTTCGTTCCCTGAGACAGCGGTCACCAAGCGAGTCCGTCTAGGCCTGCAG GCCCAACCAGTCCCAGACGAGCTGGTTGCCAAGCTGCTGGGTAACCAGGCAACCTTCAGCCCTGTGGTGACTGTGGAGCCACGGCGACGCAAGTTCCACCGGCCCATCGGCCTGTGCATCCCCCTGCCCCCCTCCTGGAGAGAGAGCCCCCGGGACTCTGGAGAGGGGGACACCACCAGCCTGCGCCTGCTCTGCAGTGTCATCG GTGGCACAGCCCCAGCCCAGTGGGAGGACATCACAGGCACCACCAAGCTCATATATAGCAAAGACTGTGCCAACTTCACAACCAATGTGTCAGCACG gttctggctggctgactgtcccCGGACAGCCGAGGCCATGTCTTTCGCCAACCTCCTGTACCGGGAGCTCTCAGCCGTGCCCTACATGGCCAAGTTTGTGGTGTTTGCTAAGATGAACGAGGTCCGTGAGGGCCGCCTGCGCTGCTACTGCATGACTGATGACAAGATGGACAAAACCCTGGAGCAACACGAGAACTTCAGCGAGGTGGCCCGCAGTCGCGATATCGAG GTGATGGAGGGTATGCCGCTGCACCTGgagtgttctgggaacctggtcccAGTGAGGAAGGCTACCCAGCAGCCTCGCTGTTTCAGCTTCCAGGCCTTCAGAGACAATAGACTCCCCGTCTCTGTCAAG GTGAGAGATAGTAGCAAAGATCACTCCGGATTCCTGTCCTTCCTGCGGAAGTCTACCAAGTACGAAGACAGCCAACATGTGCTGTGCAACCTCAATATTACCATGCCTCTGTGTATCAAG GCTGCCGGGAGTGAAGACCGGAGGCGAACTCTGACCCCATTAGTCCTGCGAGAGAGATACAGCACCCTGAACGAGCCTGCCATGG CATCAATGAGTGCCATGGAAAAGACAGAGCTGAAGATGGCTTTGATAGCTGAACAGTTGGGACTGAGCTGGGCTG AGCTGGCGAGGGAGCTACAGTTCAGTGTAGATGACATTAATAAGATCCGTGTGGAGAATCCTAACTCCCTATTGGAGCAGAGTTCTACCCTGCTCAGCCTATGGGCCACCTGCGAGGGCAAGAGAGCCAATA TGGAGAGTTTGTACACAGCTTTGAAGAGCATTGACCGGATGGACATAGTAAACATGTTGGAGGGCCAGGGGCCACAGCCTGCAGGGAGGCAGGCCCGGGAGCCAAGCAGACGCAGACACAACGAGAGCGACCACATCTCCCCCAGCCTGACcaatg GTTACGGGGTATTGCAGGAGGAGCTGCTCTCCCCTCCTTCCATGCAGTACAGCCTGCCCTCCCCACTCGGCAACGAGCCCTACTGGCAGGAAGTCTCCAGTCTGGAGTGTGCTCCCATGGCCATCACAGAGGAGGACACACTCATGGAGATGTCCGATGTGCAGGTGTGGCCCTCGGGCAACATCCCCTCCCTAGTGGCCGTGGAGGACTCCTCACTGGAGTGCAGCAATGCTGACGACTCGGAGGGGCTGCTGGGGCTGCCATACGGGAGCCTGGGCCAGCCGGGCAGTAGGGCTAgcggagagggaggggggctgaGTGGCTCCATGGAGCTGGTGGAAGACAACTCAGAGATGGGGGCTGTTGACTCGTTCAGCACCGCCACCCCTGCCACCCCTGCTTCGTTCAGCACAGCCACCCCTGCCACCCCTTCTTCGTTCGGAGGCACCATCGCCGCCATGTTATACAACgttaatggtctggagaagggtcAAGGGTCAAAAGTCGTGAAGTCAGAGGCAGCAGCGGTCAGAGGCAACTTGGCAGGTGGAGATGGAGCTGGAgttgaaggaggaagaggaggagggacaggCTCAGAGGAAGGGCTTTCTCTTGTTACAGGACAACAGCAGCGAGTGTACACCCGGCTGAGCAAGTCGCCCGGTCTGAGCCGCGTGGCTGACCGTAATGGAGACAG GTCCAGTGGTGGCAGCAGTGGTAGTAGAGGCAGTGGCGGAGGTGGTGGCTCTTTACTGTCCTATCTGCAGGAGCAGTCGGGTCCAGGTTGGCAACCTGTCACTGACCACACTCAGGCCTGGTTGGGTTCACAGACAACAAAACCCAGGCAGGCCATGGACTCAATGATGTCATCAGTGCGCACTGCCATGGATGTGGACCCCAGCCAGTCCCGCGTGTCCCAGGAGGCCTTGCTTCAGCCGGTGCGGGACATGGGGCACTCTGAGCTCCTGCGTGGGCACTTCAGGGGCACCCAGCCGTTTGAGAAGGGCCTGGGGTTCCCTCACAGGGTGCCAGAGCTGCAGACCTGGGATGACGTACGCCTGAGGCAGCAG